One Streptomyces sp. NBC_00223 genomic window carries:
- a CDS encoding DEAD/DEAH box helicase — MHETDTEASDLTVEQLVRDRWGSDLPAAGLQQRFTEPGWTYQEQVPRPCPQCDGVLHSLRRPYESAGRKYRYVAVVCPACPAAFTLADLGVKTYDRLLRPTTPATPAAAAAPGPQRTKAAPAVTARAAARLVAGPDTGPCPSGPGVSVTAIRLPHPSREPAPTTAPVGPAWPEDLPLPAQKETRALWWGKITDPAWNVPEPALRAATDLRVIIPAGERFDTLRDALAGLGAQVRTAAHWVEDEVVTTVSDLGAPVELAAWPGGVATPAAGPAAYAARDAFAAQWDALDELPAGDTEAFVPVEDLVPEVWKALLPHPAFNPVQAAAIPAVTDGDEHAMVVAPTGAGKTAIGMVAALTAHQRGRKAAWLVPQRSLTDELDRDLAAWRRAGLRVVRLTGEAAVDTDLIREADLWVATTEKFEAICRAGSLRAALAEVGCLVVDEIHLLGDPVRGPVLEALLARVREDATRVRIVGLSATVANADQLAGWLGARLIRSPWRPTRLTWQLPAMPPDADAADWATRNNTRTRRTVDLARHHTAGGGSVLVFCGSKRSVRTTALALAHDRGVDTTGADADDSDLVERLCTKAGVRLHYRDWPHKREAEQAFRTRQADILVATSTVAAGVNLPARAVIVRDTQIGMSRIEVSMVQQMFGRAGRIGAGEREGHAYLLTAPSERHHWQARLAAGYTVTSRIRDRLPDHLLAEAVQNRLATTTQAENWWKSTLAFHQGHHPLDPLHDATDFLTDTAYLTRTPDPDGGDDRIEATELGRLTSRFMVDADLASTLADATAHLPVPDNPDTAEDALIATLATRLPALEQAPFTDRAKAELYNVLRTLGQPGQATTDADQDEEEDWQPVAGDLARAVLLLVARAPRAFRGRPAYIRGIPADSMAPVLDDAQRYLAWLGAQGPLATVHPWIAITAADLAQRIRWRTLGPSRGAGRLLWMCEQMATPAHTHALVPTMWQAARARGIDSPDWPGTTPPSTCRLTLAEYQTLRRTDLHPLVYVRLGGPGRGVAQRDDGLHLEAAVGLGEGADRAGRGDRLPRALLPDREEGEAVECADLQQRVADQAGGGQRLRARGAGPAPAPGSCRWSVPAPARRGPGGRAVRAARPPAVWSMAYSPATSACSSTTSAAPTCRPGRCVLRRSAGIWKPSSSSGTPSGASSTSCWPGCGSGGSGASQRRS, encoded by the coding sequence GTGCACGAAACAGACACCGAGGCCAGCGATCTGACGGTCGAGCAGCTCGTCCGTGACAGGTGGGGGAGCGACCTGCCGGCCGCAGGGCTGCAGCAGCGGTTCACCGAGCCGGGCTGGACCTACCAGGAGCAGGTGCCCCGCCCGTGCCCGCAGTGCGACGGCGTACTGCACTCGCTTCGCCGCCCGTACGAGTCCGCAGGGCGCAAGTACCGGTACGTCGCCGTCGTCTGCCCCGCCTGCCCGGCTGCGTTCACGCTCGCCGACCTCGGCGTGAAGACCTACGACAGGCTCCTGCGCCCCACTACCCCGGCCACGCCTGCGGCGGCCGCCGCCCCCGGACCGCAGCGTACAAAGGCCGCTCCTGCGGTGACCGCCCGCGCCGCGGCACGGCTGGTGGCCGGACCCGACACGGGCCCGTGTCCGAGCGGGCCCGGCGTGAGCGTCACGGCGATCCGCCTGCCCCACCCCTCCCGCGAACCCGCACCCACCACCGCCCCCGTGGGCCCGGCGTGGCCCGAAGACCTGCCCCTGCCGGCCCAGAAGGAGACGCGGGCTCTGTGGTGGGGCAAGATCACCGACCCCGCCTGGAACGTGCCCGAGCCCGCACTGCGCGCCGCCACCGACCTGAGGGTCATCATCCCGGCGGGGGAGCGCTTCGACACCCTGCGCGACGCTCTCGCTGGTCTCGGCGCCCAGGTGCGCACCGCCGCGCACTGGGTGGAGGACGAGGTGGTCACCACGGTGTCCGACCTCGGCGCGCCCGTCGAGCTGGCCGCCTGGCCCGGCGGCGTGGCGACGCCGGCCGCAGGGCCCGCCGCATACGCGGCCCGGGACGCGTTCGCCGCCCAGTGGGACGCCCTGGACGAGCTCCCCGCCGGCGACACCGAGGCGTTCGTGCCCGTCGAGGACCTCGTCCCCGAGGTGTGGAAGGCGCTGCTGCCGCACCCGGCGTTCAACCCGGTCCAGGCCGCCGCCATCCCCGCCGTCACCGACGGCGACGAGCACGCCATGGTCGTTGCCCCGACCGGAGCCGGGAAGACCGCGATCGGCATGGTCGCCGCCCTCACCGCTCACCAACGCGGCCGCAAAGCCGCCTGGCTCGTTCCCCAGCGCTCCCTCACCGACGAACTCGACCGCGACCTCGCCGCCTGGCGCCGCGCCGGGCTGCGGGTGGTCCGCCTGACCGGCGAAGCCGCCGTCGACACCGACCTCATCCGCGAAGCCGATCTGTGGGTCGCCACCACCGAGAAGTTCGAGGCGATCTGCCGCGCCGGCTCCCTACGCGCCGCGCTCGCCGAAGTCGGCTGCCTGGTCGTGGACGAGATCCACCTGCTCGGCGACCCCGTCCGGGGCCCGGTCCTGGAGGCGCTCCTGGCCCGGGTCCGCGAGGACGCCACCCGGGTACGGATCGTGGGCCTGTCCGCGACCGTCGCCAACGCCGACCAACTCGCCGGATGGCTCGGCGCCCGTCTCATCCGCTCGCCCTGGCGCCCGACCCGCCTGACCTGGCAGCTGCCGGCCATGCCACCGGACGCCGACGCAGCCGACTGGGCGACCCGCAACAACACCCGCACCCGCCGCACCGTCGACCTCGCGCGCCACCACACCGCCGGCGGCGGCAGTGTCCTGGTGTTCTGCGGCAGCAAACGCTCGGTCCGTACCACTGCCCTCGCCCTGGCCCATGACCGCGGCGTCGACACCACCGGCGCCGACGCGGACGACAGCGATCTCGTGGAGCGCCTGTGCACCAAGGCCGGCGTGCGCCTGCACTACCGCGACTGGCCTCACAAGCGCGAAGCCGAACAGGCCTTCCGTACCCGTCAGGCCGACATCCTCGTCGCCACCTCCACCGTGGCCGCCGGCGTCAACCTGCCCGCCCGTGCCGTCATCGTCCGCGACACCCAGATCGGCATGAGCCGTATCGAAGTGTCCATGGTCCAGCAGATGTTCGGCCGTGCAGGCCGCATCGGCGCCGGCGAACGCGAAGGCCACGCCTACCTGCTCACCGCCCCCAGCGAACGCCACCACTGGCAGGCACGCCTCGCCGCCGGATACACCGTCACCTCCCGCATCCGCGACCGCCTGCCCGACCACCTCCTCGCCGAAGCCGTCCAGAACCGCCTCGCCACCACCACCCAGGCCGAGAACTGGTGGAAGAGCACCCTCGCCTTCCACCAAGGCCACCACCCCCTCGACCCCCTCCACGACGCCACCGACTTCCTCACCGACACCGCCTACCTCACCCGCACCCCCGACCCCGACGGCGGCGACGACCGCATCGAAGCCACCGAACTCGGCCGCCTCACCAGCCGCTTCATGGTCGACGCCGACCTCGCCTCCACCCTCGCCGACGCCACCGCCCACCTCCCCGTCCCCGACAACCCGGACACCGCGGAAGACGCCCTCATCGCCACCCTCGCCACCCGCCTGCCCGCGCTCGAACAAGCGCCGTTCACCGACCGCGCCAAAGCCGAGCTCTACAACGTCCTGCGCACCCTCGGCCAACCCGGCCAGGCCACCACAGACGCGGACCAGGACGAGGAGGAGGACTGGCAGCCGGTCGCCGGCGACCTCGCCCGCGCCGTCCTGCTCCTCGTCGCCCGCGCACCCCGCGCCTTCCGCGGCCGGCCCGCATACATCCGCGGCATCCCGGCGGACTCCATGGCCCCCGTCCTCGACGACGCACAGCGCTACCTCGCCTGGCTCGGCGCCCAAGGCCCCCTCGCCACCGTCCACCCCTGGATCGCCATCACCGCCGCCGACCTCGCCCAGCGCATCCGCTGGCGCACCCTCGGTCCTTCCCGTGGGGCCGGCCGACTGCTGTGGATGTGCGAACAGATGGCCACCCCCGCCCACACCCACGCCCTGGTCCCCACCATGTGGCAGGCCGCCCGCGCCCGAGGCATCGACTCACCGGACTGGCCCGGCACCACCCCGCCCAGCACCTGCCGCCTCACCCTCGCCGAATACCAGACCCTGAGACGGACAGACCTGCACCCGCTCGTGTACGTGAGGCTCGGGGGACCAGGGCGGGGTGTGGCGCAGCGCGACGACGGACTTCACCTTGAGGCTGCCGTGGGACTGGGCGAGGGCGCCGACCGTGCTGGCCGCGGCGACCGTCTCCCACGGGCGCTTCTGCCCGACCGCGAGGAGGGAGAGGCTGTCGAGTGCGCGGATCTCCAGCAGCGGGTCGCCGACCAGGCGGGCGGTGGCCAGCGCCTCCGAGCACGCGGTGCGGGCCCGGCCCCCGCTCCAGGTAGCTGCCGCTGGTCAGTGCCCGCTCCAGCTCGCCGAGGACCCGGCGGGCGGGCGGTGCGCGCGGCCCGCCCGCCGGCGGTGTGGTCGATGGCGTACAGCCCGGCCACTTCGGCGTGCAGCAGCACGACGTCCGCCGCGCCGACCTGCCGGCCCGGCCGGTGCGTGCTGCGCCGCTCGGCGGGCATCTGGAAGCCGAGCTCCTCCAGCGGCACCCCGAGCGGCGCCTCCAGTACCTCCTGCTGGCCTGGGTGCGGCAGCGGTGGGTCGGGCGCCTCCCAGCGGCGCAGCTGA
- a CDS encoding ATP-binding protein, which yields MPHRLRRGPLYRLTLTATASDPHRRVACVGPARRLVHCAATGWGLDGAALDDLVTVASVLLANAARYAGPARLTALLRLDAAGARVRFEVEDQGAALPRIVAGIGDDQAVTGRGLLMVEALAEERGSTRPAPARSSGPSSRPARSAGPARHRRPGPTAPPAATACGPRLWVPAPAGSRPCPWPAMLVGPAERLHQGAWLRLLRTARHEHPHGTGAAR from the coding sequence ATGCCGCACCGTCTTCGGCGCGGGCCGCTGTACCGCCTGACCCTCACCGCGACCGCCTCCGACCCGCACCGGCGCGTGGCCTGCGTCGGCCCCGCCCGCAGGTTGGTCCACTGCGCCGCCACCGGCTGGGGCCTGGACGGCGCCGCACTGGACGACCTGGTGACCGTCGCCTCCGTACTGCTCGCCAACGCCGCCCGCTACGCGGGCCCGGCCCGGCTCACCGCGCTGCTGCGCCTGGACGCGGCCGGCGCCCGGGTGCGGTTCGAGGTCGAGGACCAGGGCGCCGCCCTGCCCCGGATCGTGGCCGGCATCGGCGACGACCAGGCCGTCACCGGCCGCGGCCTGCTGATGGTCGAGGCCCTGGCCGAAGAGCGGGGGAGCACCCGACCGGCACCGGCAAGGTCGTCTGGGCCGAGCTCGCGCCCTGCCCGTTCCGCTGGACCTGCCCGCCATCGCCGCCCAGGCCCGACAGCACCGCCCGCAGCGACTGCATGCGGGCCGCGTCTATGGGTACCGGCCCCCGCCGGATCCCGGCCGTGCCCGTGGCCCGCCATGCTCGTTGGACCCGCCGAGCGCCTTCACCAGGGCGCGTGGCTGCGCCTGCTCCGCACCGCCCGGCACGAGCACCCCCACGGTACGGGCGCCGCACGGTGA